In the Synergistaceae bacterium DZ-S4 genome, ATGCCGCCGTAGTAAACAAGGCCCTTGTTGAGCACTATTGTGATCCCCTTTGTCTTTGCGACCTTCGCTATGGTCTCGTTGATCTCCTTGAGGATCGGGTTCATCAGCTTGGCTTCTTCTTCCCTCATTTCGAGCTGGAGAGACTGTACGATGTTGGCCTTTTTCTTTTCGTCCGTTTCCTTGTCGAATGCAGCCTTCGCCGCTTCAGACTTTTTCTTTCCTATTGCGTCGATCTGCTGCTGAGCCTGCTTGAATTTAGGGAACTGCTGAAGGACTGCCATCTCATCAACGAACCCCACCTTCTCCTCTGCTGCTGAAGCGGCGGTGTATACGGAGAATATGGCAAGGACTGCAACCAATAGCACTGTCAATTTTTTCATTCGGTGAAACCTCCTGTAATTTCCTGTCTGAACACAGGGAGAATTTTATATCCTGATGCAGGTATTGTCCATAGCTTATTTTACCATTCTCCGGACGGCAGCACGTTCCCTGACAAGACATTTTTGGCCGCTTCCGATAAGATCCGGACGTCC is a window encoding:
- a CDS encoding OmpH family outer membrane protein; its protein translation is MKKLTVLLVAVLAIFSVYTAASAAEEKVGFVDEMAVLQQFPKFKQAQQQIDAIGKKKSEAAKAAFDKETDEKKKANIVQSLQLEMREEEAKLMNPILKEINETIAKVAKTKGITIVLNKGLVYYGGIDITNDVVTALKR